In a single window of the Populus alba chromosome 16, ASM523922v2, whole genome shotgun sequence genome:
- the LOC118056152 gene encoding protein EIN6 ENHANCER-like, whose amino-acid sequence MEAELINAELVLPTHFSFKRIQIYEKYPKGQPRGRWKHLKQILQAENYQNCPPDEPNYVNLESPPSMHPPLRICDITGFEAPYHDPRTNLRYANTDVFKLVRSLPNEHVQRYLALRNAAVTLK is encoded by the exons atggaAGCAGAGTTGATAAATGCAGAGCTGGTGTTGCCAACACACTTCAGTTTCAAGAGGATACAGATATATGAGAAATACCCAAAGGGACAACCAAGAGGCCGTTGGAAACACCTTAAGCAGATTCTTCAGGCTGAAAATTATCAGAATTGCCCTCCAGATGAACCCAACT ATGTTAATCTTGAGTCACCACCCTCCATGCACCCACCTTTGAGAATATGCGATATTACAGGATTCGAG GCACCTTACCATGATCCAAGGACCAACCTCCGTTATGCAAATACTGATGTCTTCAAACTCGTGAGATCACTCCCAAATGAGCATGTGCAAAGGTATCTTGCATTGAGAAATGCAGCCGTTACTCTGAAATAA
- the LOC118056151 gene encoding receptor-like protein 7, protein MPASVRFLTMRMLLLFLLSFFHHRACHSSPSMQPRCQAEEGNALLQFKESLVIHRSASFDPYAYPKVASWKVDGESSDCCSWDGVECDRDSGHVIGLDLSSSCLFGSIDSNSSLFHLVQLRRLNLADNDFNNSKIPSGIRNLSRLFDLNLSMSVFSGQIPAEILELSKLVFLDLGVNPLKLQKPGLQDLVQALTNLEVLHLSRVEISSKVPQIMTNLSSLSSLFLRECGLQGEFPMGIFQLPNLRFLSIRYNPYLTGYLPEFHWGSHLELLLLAGTGFSSQLPESIGNLKSLKEFDVANCYFSGVIPSSLGNLTTLNYLDLSHNTFSGKIPSTFVNLLQLTYLSLSSNNFSSGTLHWLCNLTKLTFVGLNRTNSYGEIPSCLGNLTQLTHLNLNVNELTGQIPSWMGNQTKLILLGLGDNKLHGPIPDSIFRLPNLETLNLVENLFSGTVEFGILKSRSLVSFQLSDNNLSVIGNHNDSAALPKIQTLGLGGCNLSGEFPSFLHGQNHLEFVELGGNKIEGHIPTWFMNLGTETLWHLDLIGNLLTGFEQSVDILPWNNLRYLRLSFNKLDGALPIPPHSTIMYMVSDNRLNGEIPPAICNLTSLVILQLSNNNLSGKLPQCLGNISNSASVLDLRNNSFSGDIPEAFSSDCALRAIDFSQNQLEGKIRKSLANCTKLEILSIEQNKITDVFPSWLGILPKLRVLILRSNRLHGVIGKPKADFEFQRLQIVDLSGNCFFGKLPLEYFRNWSAMKTIYKERPLYMQVVLTFQLPRYVMTHHFDYSMTMTNKGVMTKYEKIQEFLTAIDLSSNRFEGGIPDALGDLKELYLLNLSNNFLTGRIPPSLSNLKGLEALDLSQNKLSGEIPIQLAQLTFLAVCNVSHNLLSGPIPRGNQFETFDNTSFDANPGLCGKPLSKKCGNGEDSLPAPEEDEGSGYPLEFGWKVVVIGYASGLVIGAILGCAMNTRKYEWLVKNYFVNKGQNLKIRLRRN, encoded by the coding sequence ATGCCAGCATCTGTCCGTTTCTTAACTATGCGAATGCTTTTGCTCTTTTTACTCTCGTTTTTTCATCATAGAGCTTGTCACTCTTCTCCTTCCATGCAGCCGCGATGCCAAGCTGAGGAGGGTAATGCCTTGTTGCAGTTCAAGGAAAGCCTTGTCATTCATAGGTCCGCTTCTTTTGATCCTTATGCTTATCCCAAGGTTGCATCATGGAAAGTTGATGGAGAAAGCAGTGATTGCTGCTCATGGGATGGTGTTGAATGCGATAGGGACTCTGGTCATGTGATCGGCCTTGACCTCAGTAGCAGCTGCCTTTTTGGCTCCATCGACTCTAATAGCAGCCTCTTCCACCTTGTTCAGCTCAGAAGGCTGAACCTTGCCGATAACGACTTCAACAACTCTAAAATCCCTTCCGGGATTCGAAATCTCTCAAGGCTGTTTGATCTAAATCTCTCAATGTCTGTTTTTTCTGGTCAGATTCCAGCTGAGATCTTAGAGCTTTCAAAGTTGGTTTTCCTTGATCTGGGAGTAAATCCTTTGAAGCTTCAAAAGCCTGGTCTGCAAGATTTAGTTCAAGCATTAACCAACTTGGAGGTGCTCCATCTCAGCAGAGTGGAAATATCATCCAAGGTACCTCAAATCATGACAAATTTATCCTCTTTGTCATCTCTATTTCTTAGGGAGTGTGGATTGCAAGGAGAGTTCCCTATGGGTATATTCCAATTACCCAACCTTCGCTTTCTTAGTATCCGGTATAATCCATATCTCACTGGATATTTGCCGGAATTTCACTGGGGCAGCCACCTTGAATTATTGTTGCTCGCAGGAACAGGTTTCTCCAGTCAGCTACCGGAATCCATTGGTAACCTCAAATCATTGAAAGAATTTGATGTGgcaaattgttatttttcaggGGTGATACCATCTTCACTTGGTAACCTTACGACACTGAACTATCTAGACCTTTCTCATAACACTTTCTCAGGGAAAATCCCTTCTACATTTGTCAACCTTCTTCAACTTACTTACCTGTCGCTTTCTTCTAATAATTTCAGTTCTGGAACCTTGCACTGGCTTTGTAATCTAACCAAACTCACTTTTGTAGGCTTAAACCGAACCAATTCATACGGTGAGATTCCATCCTGTCTTGGAAACTTGACTCAGCTCACCCATTTAAACCTTAATGTGAATGAATTAACTGGTCAAATTCCATCTTGGATgggaaaccaaaccaaattaatCTTACTGGGCCTTGGAGACAACAAACTGCACGGTCCAATTCCAGATTCTATTTTTAGGCTTCCCAATCTTGAAACCCTTAACCTAGTAGAAAATTTATTCAGTGGCACTGTAGAATTTGGCATTCTTAAGTCAAGAAGCCTTGTTTCCTTCCAATTATCTGACAATAATTTGTCTGTGATTGGTAACCACAATGATAGTGCTGCTCTgccaaaaattcaaactttaggTTTGGGTGGATGCAATTTATCAGGCGAGTTTCCAAGTTTCTTACATGGTCAAAATCACTTGGAGTTTGTAGAACTCGGTGGAAACAAAATTGAGGGGCACATACCAACATGGTTTATGAACTTGGGCACCGAAACTCTTTGGCATTTAGATCTGATTGGCAACCTTCTAACAGGTTTTGAGCAATCCGTTGATATTCTTCCATGGAATAATCTACGATATCTGAGACTTTCTTTCAACAAGCTTGATGGAGCCCTTCCAATTCCACCACATTCCACCATTATGTATATGGTCTCAGACAACCGTTTAAATGGAGAAATTCCACCAGCAATCTGCAATCTGACATCTCTTGTTATCCTCCAATTGTCTAACAACAATTTGAGTGGCAAGCTTCCGCAATGTTTAGGAAACATAAGTAACTCTGCTTCAGTACTCGATCTACGCAACAACAGCTTCAGCGGTGACATTCCTGAAGCTTTCTCAAGTGACTGCGCATTGAGGGCAATCGATTTCAGTCAAAACCAATTGGAAGGGAAGATACGAAAATCATTAGCCAATTGTACCAAGCTAGAGATTCTCAGTATTGAACAAAACAAGATAACTGATGTCTTCCCTTCATGGTTGGGTATTTTGCCAAAGTTGAGGGTTCTGATTTTGAGATCCAATAGGCTCCATGGCGTGATTGGGAAACCTAAAGCTGACTTTGAATTCCAGAGGTTGCAGATTGTTGATCTATCCGGTAATTGTTTTTTCGGTAAGTTGCCACTTGAATACTTTCGAAATTGGTCTGCCATGAAAACTATCTATAAAGAACGCCCGTTGTACATGCAAGTAGTCTTAACTTTCCAATTACCACGGTATGTAATGACACATCATTTTGACTACTCAATGACAATGACCAATAAAGGTGTGATGACAAAATATGAGAAGATCCAAGAATTTCTCACAGCTATTGATCTCTCAAGCAATCGTTTTGAAGGAGGAATTCCAGATGCCCTTGGAGATCTCAAGGAACTGTATTTGCTCAATCTCTCCAACAACTTTCTCACTGGTCGCATCCCTCCATCCTTGTCCAACTTGAAAGGGCTTGAAGCTTTGGACCTTTCTCAGAACAAACTCTCGGGAGAGATTCCTATCCAACTTGCACAGCTCACCTTCCTCGCGGTCTGTAATGTGTCTCACAATCTTCTATCAGGTCCAATACCAAGGGGAAACCAATTCGAGACGTTTGACAACACTTCATTTGATGCGAATCCAGGATTGTGTGGAAAGCCTTTATCAAAAAAATGTGGAAATGGCGAGGACTCGCTGCCAGCACCTGAAGAAGATGAGGGCTCGGGATATCCACTTGAATTTGGTTGGAAGGTGGTGGTGATAGGTTATGCAAGTGGATTGGTAATTGGAGCCATTCTTGGATGCGCTATGAACACAAGGAAGTATGAATGGCTGGTGAAGAATTACTTTGTGAACAAAGGTCAAAATTTGAAGATTCGCCTGCGTAGaaattga